A region from the Alnus glutinosa chromosome 5, dhAlnGlut1.1, whole genome shotgun sequence genome encodes:
- the LOC133868581 gene encoding CBS domain-containing protein CBSX5-like, which translates to MAVSILAREVSDLCLGKPALRCLSESATVAYALSALKRLGECYLSVWSCCHDTSSRAKTVGSDDCRCVGKVCMVDIICFLCTTENLRSPATALQSPVSVLIPKTSAGLVTHLDPHCSLGEAIDLILKGTQNLVIPIPRQSRNTTSSRKKLLHKAASFNTTLHNTREYCWLTQEDLIRYLLNSIALFSPTPINPINTLNVIETGNILAIQYDDPAFPALPLISQSLLNQTSIAIVDVDGKLIGEISPFTLNSCDESVAAAIATLSAGDLMAYIDCGGPPEDLVQLVKDRLEERNLGTALELMEEESTISSSSSSMCSTSSDEEFGLGRNGRLGGYSARLVRRSEAIVCYPWSSLVAVMIQALAHRVSYVWVVEEDGSLAGIVTFAGMLKVLRERLNSI; encoded by the exons ATGGCAGTGAGCATATTGGCCCGGGAGGTATCAGACCTATGCCTTGGAAAGCCTGCGCTTAGGTGCCTCTCCGAGTCAGCCACCGTGGCCTACGCCCTCTCGGCTCTGAAGAGGCTGGGGGAGTGCTATCTGAGCGTGTGGAGCTGCTGCCACGACACGTCGTCGAGGGCGAAGACCGTCGGCTCCGATGATTGCCGATGCGTAGGCAAGGTTTGCATGGTGGACATAATCTGCTTCCTCTGCACCACAGAGAACCTCCGCTCTCCTGCCACCGCTCTTCAGTCCCCGGTTTCGGTTCTGATTCCCAAGACTTCTGCTGGGCTCGTTACGCATTTGGATCCCCACTGCag CTTAGGGGAGGCTATAGATCTCATCCTGAAAGGAACACAGAACCTTGTGATACCAATACCAAGGCAAAGCCGGAACACCACAAGTTCAAGAAAAAAGCTCCTCCACAAGGCGGCCTCCTTCAACACCACCCTCCACAACACCCGCGAGTACTGCTGGCTCACCCAAGAAGACTTAATCCGCTACCTCCTCAACTCCATTGCCCTTTTCTCTCCCACCCCCATCAACCCCATCAACACCCTTAACGTAATCGAGACCGGAAACATCCTCGCCATCCAATACGACGACCCTGCCTTTCCCGCGTTGCCCCTCATCTCTCAGTCCCTCCTCAACCAAACCTCGATTGCCATTGTCGACGTGGACGGCAAGTTGATCGGCGAGATCTCACCATTCACGCTCAATTCCTGCGACGAGTCGGTTGCGGCGGCCATTGCAACACTCTCGGCAGGCGATCTAATGGCGTATATAGACTGCGGCGGTCCGCCGGAGGACCTAGTGCAGCTGGTGAAAGATAGACTGGAAGAGCGAAACTTGGGGACAGCTTTGGAGCTAATGGAAGAGGAATCGAcgatatcatcatcatcatcatcaatgtgTTCGACTTCTTCAGACGAAGAGTTTGGGTTAGGGAGGAATGGGAGGTTAGGCGGCTATTCGGCAAGGCTGGTGAGGAGGTCAGAAGCAATCGTGTGCTATCCATGGAGCTCGTTGGTGGCAGTGATGATTCAGGCACTTGCACATCGTGTTAGTTATGTGTGGGTTGTTGAAGAGGATGGGAGTTTGGCCGGGATTGTTACCTTTGCAGGCATGTTGAAAGTTCTCCGGGAACGTTTGAACTCAATATAG